The region TTTCACCCCTATTTTttttagtattatatatgtacaAGTAATATATCAACGTTACACTTTATTTTGTAGGATTTGAAAACCATGAATTTGAGTAGGATATTGATTATAAAGAAATTTCACTTGTATCACAAGAAACTTTCCCTCCTTCATGTGTGTATACGCAGAGATATTTTTTTTGCCATTTCtattaatgttctttattttgatCCACCAGAAGACAGATAATGCACCAGTACGCTGTGAATCTACATGCCTTTAATTGGCAAGTGCTGTGAAAATGACAGGTATATAGAAAGGAGAGAGCCAGGGAGGTATATAAAAAAGGTGATGACATTACAAAGATAACAGGAACACTATTTTACTTGAAAATGCAAGACAAATCATAGAGACATATACAGTCATACATGTCTTTCTCAAACATAATTAATAGTGTTCTCCATGATTATTGTAATCTAGATATATATGATTCTAatcttccaattacatccataaaCATCACGGACTCACTGCACCCTGCAAAAACCACATCAATACAATTAAACTTTATTCCTGAAAGATTTAAGCCAGTAGATCGATGAGTCTATCAACTGGAAATTGAAGAAAATAAACAGATATTTGAACATACTTGGAGCAATCAGTGCTAGGACTGATCTTGTAAGGGATGTTGACACCACACATGCCGGGGAGGGCAGCAGCGTTACCAGCATTGATGCCGGAATTAGCTGAGTAAGCACTCTTTAAACAGCCACAAGCAGTCTGACGATCAGGGGTTGATTGTGCAGCGTTATTGAGTGCGGTAACCCCACTGCAACATCCCGATGGCACAGCACCACCATTTTTTAGGTAGCCAAGGCATGGAGCTAAGTTGCTTACCACCTGACCACATGTAATAGCCTCTGCATAGGGTGCAGCCACCACCATGCAAGTCACTACTACACAAAAGACCATCATTGCCATCCTTGCCATTTTTCAAGTATACGAGCACTAAAGCTGTAGGAAACTTATATGTTTGCTAGTTATGTTATTCAAAATGTGTTTGGTGCAACAAACGTTGTCACTGGTTAGGGTATTTATAATTAAAGATTCTTCTTCTGTCTAtacaaatgtgtgtgtgtgtgtgaatggaTAGGTTAGTTGGAAGTTGGATTTGATATTAATGGAACCTTAATGTACACCTTTGATGTATAATCTTCACCAATTAACTGTAAACGTTTCATTTAACTTCATAAAAATGACGGAAT is a window of Lactuca sativa cultivar Salinas chromosome 1, Lsat_Salinas_v11, whole genome shotgun sequence DNA encoding:
- the LOC111915891 gene encoding non-specific lipid-transfer protein — its product is MARMAMMVFCVVVTCMVVAAPYAEAITCGQVVSNLAPCLGYLKNGGAVPSGCCSGVTALNNAAQSTPDRQTACGCLKSAYSANSGINAGNAAALPGMCGVNIPYKISPSTDCSKVQ